One part of the Malus sylvestris chromosome 2, drMalSylv7.2, whole genome shotgun sequence genome encodes these proteins:
- the LOC126602488 gene encoding probable LRR receptor-like serine/threonine-protein kinase At3g47570: protein LSGTIPKFLESFEFVQSLNLSYNNFEGEVPMEGVFKNATATLVEGNSKLCGGIPEFQLPECKLQHQAKGGLSRTSKLIISLVSGLLGISFELLLLYLCCLRAKGTKKQTSSTNSDNFLKVSYQILLKATDGFSSANLIGMGSFGSVYKGVLDEGEMTIAIKVFNLVNPEAYKSFTAECEALRNIRHRNLLKVLLACSGVDYRGFDFKAIIYEFMVNGSLEEWLHPAQLIGETNERPKSLTFSQRLNIAIDVAMALDYLHNHCESPIVHCDLKPSNVLLNDDMIGNVGDFGLVRFLPGTSEKGSGKQSISTGLKGTIGYTPPEYGTGHEVWTQGDVYSFGILLLEIFTGKRPTDNMFQGASNLHNFVKAALPDQVVEIVDLVLVEESIDGDKSARNSGSKDNNFKESLISILEVGVACSAELPRKRKNISHAVAEMCLIRSKLRAS, encoded by the exons TTATCAGGTACGATTCCAAAATTCTTGGAGAGTTTTGAGTTTGTGCAATCTTTGAATCTTTCTTACAATAATTTCGAGGGTGAGGTACCAATGGAAGGAGTTTTCAAGAATGCAACTGCAACATTGGTTGAAGGAAATAGTAAGCTTTGTGGGGGCATACCTGAGTTTCAACTGCCAGAATGCAAACTTCAACATCAAGCAAAGGGAGGATTGAGCCGAACCTCCAAGTTGATAATCTCTCTAGTCAGCGGGCTTCTTGGAATAAGTTTTGAACTATTGCTTTTGTACCTATGCTGCTTACGGGCGAAGGGAACTAAGAAGCAAACTTCAAGTACTAATTCAGATAATTTTCTTAAGGTTTCTTACCAAATTCTTCTAAAAGCTACCGATGGATTCTCTTCTGCAAACTTGATTGGCATGGGGAGTTTTGGGTCCGTGTATAAAGGAGTACTTGATGAAGGTGAAATGACAATTGCTATCAAGGTATTCAACCTCGTTAATCCAGAGGCATACAAAAGTTTCACTGCTGAATGTGAGGCTTTGAGAAATATTAGACACCGTAATCTTTTAAAGGTTCTATTGGCATGTTCAGGTGTTGATTACCGTGGCTTTGATTTCAAGGCCATAATCTACGAATTTATGGTTAATGGGAGCTTAGAGGAATGGTTGCACCCAGCTCAGTTAATTGGTGAGACAAATGAGAGACCCAAGAGCTTAACCTTTTCGCAGAGGTTGAACATTGCTATTGATGTTGCTATGGCTTTGGATTATCTTCATAACCATTGTGAATCACCAATAGTTCACTGTGACCTAAAACCGAGCAATGTTCTTCTCAATGATGACATGATTGGGAATGTAGGTGACTTTGGTTTGGTAAGATTCCTTCCCGGAACTTCAGAAAAAGGTTCTGGTAAACAATCTATTTCCACCGGTCTTAAAGGAACTATTGGCTATACTCCTCCAG AGTATGGTACGGGACATGAAGTGTGGACACAAGGAGATGTGTACAGTTTCGGCATCCTACTGTTAGAAATATTTACGGGAAAAAGACCGACTGATAACATGTTTCAAGGAGCTTCAAACCTTCATAACTTTGTGAAGGCAGCTTTGCCTGATCAGGTGGTAGAGATTGTGGATCTTGTTCTAGTGGAAGAAAGTATTGATGGGGACAAGAGCGCAAGAAATAGCGGCAGTAAGGATAACAACTTTAAAGAAAGCTTGATTTCAATCTTGGAAGTTGGTGTCGCTTGCTCTGCGGAACTGCCTAGGAAGCGAAAGAACATTAGTCATGCTGTGGCTGAAATGTGTCTGATTAGAAGCAAACTTCGAGCAAGTTGA